Proteins encoded together in one Marispirochaeta sp. window:
- a CDS encoding ABC transporter ATP-binding protein yields the protein MNGCILQQVSKRFEVDGRSVQALRDISLSVPRGSFVSIVGYSGCGKSTLLKTIIGLLPADEGSVRFVGLEGRSAIVFQEPRLIASRNVEKNIRLALKHEKNPETREKIIDDVLHMLGLEPFRKAYPWQLSGGMAQRAALGRALCRQPELLLMDEPFGALDALTRARLQDELIQIYLNRDITVLFVTHDVAEAVFLGNRVLVMQEGEIIDDVPVPLPYPRSRISSDLLSVQRKVLASMAQSGHPLRKEIHIHEE from the coding sequence TTGAACGGATGCATCCTTCAACAGGTTTCCAAGAGATTCGAGGTCGACGGCCGATCGGTCCAGGCCCTTCGCGATATAAGCCTCTCCGTACCCAGGGGATCCTTTGTTTCCATAGTCGGCTACAGCGGCTGCGGAAAGAGCACCCTCCTCAAAACCATCATAGGTCTGCTTCCGGCAGATGAGGGGTCCGTCAGGTTTGTCGGACTGGAAGGCAGAAGCGCAATTGTTTTCCAGGAACCCCGGCTTATTGCCTCCAGGAATGTGGAAAAGAATATAAGACTGGCGCTAAAACATGAAAAGAATCCCGAGACCCGGGAAAAGATAATTGACGACGTTCTGCACATGCTGGGACTCGAACCCTTCAGAAAAGCCTATCCCTGGCAGCTTTCCGGGGGCATGGCACAGCGGGCGGCCCTGGGCAGAGCCCTGTGCAGACAGCCGGAATTGCTGCTCATGGATGAGCCCTTTGGAGCCCTGGACGCACTGACCAGGGCACGCTTACAGGACGAATTAATCCAGATCTATCTGAACAGGGACATCACCGTCCTCTTCGTAACCCATGACGTTGCCGAAGCTGTTTTCCTTGGCAACCGCGTTCTTGTTATGCAGGAAGGAGAGATTATCGACGATGTACCCGTCCCGCTTCCGTATCCCAGGAGCAGGATTTCAAGCGATCTCTTATCCGTACAAAGGAAGGTACTCGCCTCTATGGCTCAAAGCGGGCACCCTCTGCGTAAGGAAATACATATTCACGAGGAGTGA
- a CDS encoding ABC transporter permease — MEKKSFSIFFYGFKHAVFPLLLITVYLGICKFNIVNPYLIPRPGQIITAFISLTHQGVLPHHIAMSLKRVFAGFSLTVIFAVPLAMFFYFFRRTSGFLLGTLHFLRNTPPLAMVPLLILWFGIGEASKLVLIIMASFFPVFLNTLSGLNQVDSQLIEMGDTLELSKVEKILHILLPEALPTILTGMRLSFGYSWRALIGAEMIAASSGLGYMILDAQELARTDIVFIGIISIGFSGLLIDYASLRIIQRIFPWIPGEEL; from the coding sequence ATGGAGAAGAAGTCTTTCTCGATATTCTTTTACGGGTTTAAGCATGCTGTTTTTCCCCTGCTGCTGATTACCGTCTACCTGGGAATCTGCAAGTTCAATATAGTAAATCCCTACCTTATCCCGCGGCCCGGACAGATTATAACTGCCTTTATTTCTTTAACTCATCAGGGTGTCCTGCCGCACCATATTGCCATGTCACTGAAGCGGGTTTTCGCAGGGTTTTCGCTGACCGTCATTTTCGCGGTGCCCCTGGCCATGTTCTTCTACTTCTTCCGCCGCACCTCCGGTTTTCTGCTGGGAACCCTTCACTTCCTCCGCAACACCCCTCCTCTGGCCATGGTACCCTTACTGATACTCTGGTTCGGTATTGGTGAAGCATCAAAACTGGTCCTGATAATCATGGCCAGCTTTTTCCCGGTTTTTCTCAATACCCTCAGCGGTCTGAACCAGGTCGATTCCCAGCTGATAGAAATGGGGGACACCCTGGAGCTGAGTAAAGTCGAGAAAATCCTCCACATCCTGCTCCCGGAAGCTCTTCCCACCATACTGACGGGCATGCGTCTCTCCTTCGGTTACAGCTGGCGCGCTCTTATCGGAGCCGAAATGATAGCCGCCTCCAGTGGTCTGGGCTATATGATACTGGACGCCCAGGAACTCGCCAGAACAGACATCGTATTCATTGGGATAATTTCAATAGGGTTTTCGGGTCTTCTGATAGACTATGCGTCGCTGCGAATAATTCAAAGGATTTTCCCCTGGATCCCGGGAGAAGAGCTTTGA
- a CDS encoding NrtA/SsuA/CpmA family ABC transporter substrate-binding protein: MRKIFSCILVFVFLSFSCFSEGKQEKPLHTINVSYVKSPFNLPQIIMKERGMLESAFSDRGIEVRFHGIESGAQQAQAMAAGSLDIGGVMNTTSVLLSVSAGNDVRIISGFSRPEKVFAIASADQSITGIRDLEGKKVAGPKGTVLHQLLIAALESKGLEITDIEFLQMSIPQASTAMLAGHIDAALLAGSVLIQAQNSGARIVATAEGFVRPKLVIAARGAFLDAHGEAVALYLQTHREALEWMRANENEALRIGAAEQGISREEARTLYEWTNFTDTLSPEDLSTMKDDIKFMLGNGMLAKEINPESCIAGFALP; this comes from the coding sequence ATGCGAAAGATCTTCAGTTGTATACTCGTTTTTGTTTTCCTGTCATTCAGCTGCTTCAGCGAAGGAAAACAGGAAAAACCGCTGCACACAATTAATGTGTCCTATGTCAAATCTCCCTTCAACCTTCCGCAGATTATTATGAAGGAACGGGGAATGCTTGAATCGGCATTTTCCGACCGGGGAATAGAGGTCCGGTTCCACGGAATAGAATCAGGAGCTCAACAGGCCCAGGCCATGGCAGCCGGGTCCCTGGATATCGGCGGAGTCATGAATACCACCTCGGTACTGCTTTCCGTAAGCGCCGGGAATGACGTGCGGATAATATCCGGCTTCAGCCGTCCGGAAAAGGTCTTTGCCATTGCCAGTGCGGATCAGTCGATTACAGGCATTCGCGATTTAGAGGGGAAAAAGGTGGCCGGCCCCAAAGGGACAGTCCTGCATCAGCTTTTAATTGCCGCCCTGGAGTCGAAAGGGCTGGAAATTACCGACATCGAGTTCCTGCAGATGTCAATTCCCCAGGCTTCTACAGCGATGCTGGCCGGTCATATTGACGCGGCCCTTTTGGCAGGCAGCGTGTTGATTCAGGCCCAAAACAGTGGTGCCCGCATTGTTGCCACTGCTGAAGGATTCGTACGTCCCAAACTGGTGATTGCCGCCCGTGGCGCTTTTCTTGATGCCCACGGGGAAGCAGTAGCGCTGTATTTGCAGACCCACCGGGAGGCCCTTGAGTGGATGAGGGCCAACGAAAACGAGGCCCTTCGCATCGGCGCCGCGGAACAGGGGATATCCCGGGAGGAGGCCCGGACCCTTTATGAGTGGACCAATTTTACCGATACTCTATCCCCTGAGGACCTGTCGACAATGAAGGATGATATTAAGTTCATGCTCGGGAACGGTATGCTTGCTAAAGAGATAAACCCCGAATCCTGTATAGCCGGATTTGCCCTGCCATAG
- a CDS encoding sodium-translocating pyrophosphatase: protein MDSNILTCALGAVLIMSLVSLGYAIYKTRWIFAQPVGNEKLACISGYVANGAMTFLGREYRVLIPFVLLVAVFLSLANRGQLGFQSLTFALGAACSALAGFIGMKVATASNARTTTAAEGGLSPALVLSFTGGSVMGLSVVGLALLGLFAVIFAVGLAFAGRQSAAMTETGLPLLTGFSMGASSIALFTRVGGGIYTKAADIGADLVGKLEADIPEDDPRNPAAIADNVGDNVGDVAGMGADLFESYVGSIVGCIILGQTAAAASAVREELVALPLLLSALGVAGSIIGIRLVGRGSRTSAQGALNLGSYLAALISALGAYPLFWFVLGNHRIEGAGYNQIYLAFLIGLAAGVGIGMLTEYFTGMHRGPVNAIVKACETGPATTIITGIGIGMRSSFMTILIISTVLLASYMIAGLYGLGISALGMLCTLGIQLAVDAYGPIADNAGGLAEMAEMPPEVRSVTDRLDAVGNTTAAIGKGFAIGSAALTAVILFIAFKEQAGIQSIDLTDPTVLVGLFLGAAIPYLFSSMAMGAIGRAAFAMIQEVRRQFREKPGILTGIEAPDYNRCIDISTSSALTEMILPGLVAALAPITVGFLGGTRMLMGLLAGTTVSGVILSIFMANSGGAWDNAKKSIEEGASEGKGSASHKASIVGDTVGDPFKDTAGPSLNILIKMMAIISLVIAPLLKSYWN, encoded by the coding sequence ATGGATAGTAACATACTTACCTGTGCTCTGGGTGCTGTTCTGATAATGTCGCTTGTTTCTCTGGGATATGCAATTTATAAAACCCGCTGGATTTTCGCTCAGCCCGTGGGAAACGAAAAGCTTGCGTGTATAAGCGGGTATGTCGCAAACGGAGCCATGACTTTTCTGGGCAGGGAGTACCGCGTTTTAATACCTTTTGTACTGCTGGTGGCGGTCTTTTTGTCGCTTGCCAATCGGGGGCAGCTTGGCTTTCAGTCCCTTACCTTCGCTTTGGGGGCTGCCTGTTCCGCCCTTGCCGGGTTTATCGGTATGAAGGTGGCCACCGCATCCAATGCCCGCACAACAACCGCCGCAGAAGGAGGACTTTCTCCTGCTCTGGTGCTCTCCTTTACCGGCGGCAGCGTTATGGGGCTCAGTGTCGTGGGCCTTGCTCTGCTTGGGCTTTTTGCCGTGATCTTTGCTGTGGGACTTGCTTTTGCGGGACGGCAGTCAGCAGCCATGACGGAGACAGGGCTTCCCCTTCTGACCGGCTTTTCCATGGGGGCTTCCTCTATTGCACTCTTTACCCGGGTAGGCGGAGGAATCTACACCAAGGCCGCCGATATCGGCGCGGACCTGGTGGGTAAGCTGGAGGCCGATATTCCAGAGGACGATCCCCGTAACCCTGCTGCGATTGCCGACAATGTGGGCGACAATGTTGGAGACGTTGCCGGTATGGGGGCGGACCTGTTCGAGTCCTATGTAGGGAGTATTGTAGGCTGTATTATCCTTGGTCAGACTGCCGCTGCCGCGTCCGCTGTTCGGGAGGAGCTTGTAGCCCTGCCGCTTCTTCTCAGCGCTCTGGGGGTCGCAGGGTCGATTATCGGTATCCGTCTGGTGGGACGGGGCTCCCGTACCTCTGCTCAGGGTGCTCTGAATCTCGGCTCCTACCTCGCCGCATTGATCTCCGCCCTCGGAGCCTACCCTCTTTTCTGGTTTGTGCTGGGGAATCATCGAATCGAAGGGGCCGGATACAATCAGATCTATCTTGCTTTTCTTATCGGACTTGCAGCCGGCGTCGGAATTGGTATGCTGACCGAGTATTTTACCGGAATGCACCGCGGACCGGTGAATGCCATTGTCAAGGCCTGCGAAACCGGCCCCGCGACTACCATAATAACAGGAATCGGAATCGGCATGCGTTCCAGCTTTATGACGATTCTGATTATCTCCACCGTGCTGCTTGCAAGCTATATGATTGCAGGTCTCTACGGCCTGGGTATTTCCGCCCTGGGAATGCTGTGTACCCTGGGGATTCAGCTGGCGGTAGATGCCTATGGTCCGATTGCGGACAATGCAGGGGGCCTGGCGGAGATGGCGGAGATGCCCCCGGAAGTCCGCAGTGTGACCGACCGGCTGGATGCTGTTGGCAATACCACAGCCGCTATAGGGAAAGGTTTTGCCATTGGTTCTGCGGCCCTGACAGCAGTCATTCTTTTTATCGCTTTTAAAGAGCAGGCGGGGATTCAGTCCATCGATCTGACCGACCCGACAGTCCTGGTGGGGCTCTTCCTCGGCGCCGCCATACCGTACTTGTTCTCCAGCATGGCAATGGGGGCCATCGGCAGGGCTGCCTTTGCAATGATTCAGGAGGTCCGCCGGCAGTTCCGGGAAAAACCGGGAATCCTCACAGGAATAGAGGCCCCGGACTATAATCGCTGTATCGATATAAGCACAAGTTCAGCCCTTACCGAGATGATTCTACCCGGGCTTGTGGCTGCCCTGGCGCCGATTACCGTGGGTTTCCTGGGCGGAACGAGAATGCTGATGGGACTCCTTGCGGGAACAACTGTTTCCGGGGTTATTCTATCCATTTTTATGGCAAATTCCGGCGGCGCCTGGGACAATGCGAAAAAGAGTATCGAGGAAGGCGCCAGCGAAGGCAAGGGATCGGCAAGTCACAAGGCATCCATTGTAGGAGATACTGTGGGAGACCCTTTCAAGGACACCGCCGGACCCTCGTTGAACATTCTGATAAAGATGATGGCCATCATATCCCTGGTCATTGCGCCTCTGTTAAAGAGCTACTGGAATTAA